A genomic region of Pseudochaenichthys georgianus chromosome 12, fPseGeo1.2, whole genome shotgun sequence contains the following coding sequences:
- the LOC117455859 gene encoding electrogenic sodium bicarbonate cotransporter 1-like isoform X3, which produces MSSEKKVEDEAVLDRGASCVKHVCNEQEVEGHHTVYIGVHVPKSYHRRRRHRRKSSHKERRDRAEHGTEGSKSDADESPPSILKPLVSPAERIRFILGEEDDGPPPPQLFTELDELLSVDGQEMEWKETARWIKFEEKVEKGGERWSKPHVATLSLHSLMELKTCIEKGTIMLDLEASTLPQIVETIIDSQIETGQLKSDQKEKVMYTLLRKHRHQTKKSNLRSLADIGKSVSSASRLFSNQENGSPATAHRNLTSNSLSDFSDKPEKDQLKNKFMKKLPPDAEASNVLVGEVDFLEAPFVAFVRLQQAVMLGSLTEVPVPTRFLFILLGPKGKAKSYHEIGRAIATLMSDEVFHDIAYKAKDRQDLLAGIEEFLDEVIVLPPGEWDPSIRIEPPKSLPSADKRKNMYSGQEAPQMNGDTPHDAGHGGGGGDAVGEELQRTKKFCGGLVLDIKRKLPFFASDFYDALHIQSLSAILFIYLGTVTNAITFGGLLGDATENMQGVLESFLGTALTGIVFCLLAGQPLTILSSTGPVLVFERLLFSFSKDNELDYLEFRLWIGLWSGVFCLVLVATDASFLVQYFTRFTEEGFSSLISFIFIYDAFKKMLKLAHHNQINSGYDPNLVTIYDCSCMPGNSSDVHGLPPWSNSTDVQMNATWASLNMEQCLKFGGQLVGSACGYVPDITLMSFILFFGTYACSMALKKFKFSLFFPTTVRKLISDFAIILTILLFCGVDALVGVNTPKLIVPSQFKPTSPLRGWFIPPFGGNPWWVYLAATIPALLVTILIFMDQQITAVIVNRKEHKLKKGAGYHLDLFLVAVLIIICSFLGLPWYVAATVISIAHIDSLKMETQTSAPGEQPKFLGVREQRVTGIIVFLLTGLSVFMAPILKFIPMPVLYGVFLYMGVASLNGVQFMDRLQLLLMPAKHQPDLIYLRHVPQRRIHLFTFIQGLCLALLWVLKSTVAAIVFPVMILALVAVRKAMDYVFSQHDLSYLDDVIPEKDKKKKEDEKKKKIKKKGSIDSEIEFSDYPYNDNVPTIKISMDMMEEQEPMLGDKSMDRDQPQTVPNTHSPC; this is translated from the exons ATGAGTTCCGAAAAGAA AGTTGAAGACGAGGCAGTCTTGGACAGAGGAGCGTCTTGTGTCAAACATGTCTGCAATGAACAGGAAGTGGAGG GTCACCACACCGTGTACATCGGTGTGCATGTTCCCAAGAGCTACCACCGCAGGAGACGCCACAGACGCAAGTCCAGCCACAAGGAGAGGCGGGACCGAGCCGAGCACGGCACGGAGGGGTCCAAGTCGGACGCGGACGAATCCCCTCCAAGCATCCTCAAACCCCTCG TTTCTCCGGCTGAGAGGATCAGGTTTATCCTGGGAGAGGAAGACGATGGCCCCCCTCCTCCTCAGCTCTTCACCGAGCTGGACGAGCTCCTGTCTGTGGACGGGCAGGAGATGGAGTGGAAGGAAACGGCCAG GTGGATCAAGTTTGAGGAGAAGGTGGAGAAGGGTGGCGAGCGGTGGAGTAAGCCTCATGTGGCCACGCTGTCCCTCCACAGCCTGATGGAGCTCAAAACGTGCATCGAGAAGGGCACCATCATGCTGGACCTGGAGGCCTCCACGCTGCCGCAGATTGTCG AGACGATCATCGACAGCCAGATTGAGACGGGTCAGCTGAAGTCGGACCAGAAGGAGAAGGTGATGTACACGCTGCTACGAAAGCATCGCCACCAGACCAAGAAGTCCAACCTGCGCTCCCTCGCAGACATTGGCAAGAGTGTTTCCAGCGCAAGTAGACTGTTCAGCAACCAGGAGAACG GTAGCCCAGCCACTGCCCACAGAAACCTCACCTCCAACAGCCTGAGTGACTTCTCCGACAAACCAGAGAAGGATCAG CTGAAGAATAAGTTCATGAAGAAGTTGCCCCCTGATGCAGAGGCATCAAACGTGCTGGTTGGAGAGGTGGACTTCCTGGAAGCCCCCTTCGTGGCATTTGTTCGCCTGCAGCAGGCCGTCATGCTGGGGTCTCTGACCGAGGTCCCTGTGCCCACCAG ATTTCTCTTTATCCTGCTGGGCCCCAAAGGTAAAGCGAAGTCCTATCATGAAATTGGAAGAGCCATCGCCACCCTGATGTCAGATgag GTGTTCCATGATATTGCCTACAAAGCGAAGGACAGGCAGGACCTGCTGGCCGGTATCGAGGAGTTCCTGGACGAGGTGATCGTGCTGCCCCCCGGAGAGTGGGACCCCAGCATCAGGATAGAGCCCCCCAAGTCTCTGCCCTCCGCAGACAAGAG GAAGAACATGTATTCTGGACAAGAGGCGCCTCAGATGAATGGTGACACTCCCCATGATGCAGGAcacggagggggaggaggagacgCCGTTGGAGAGGAGCTTCAGCGCACAAAAAA GTTTTGTGGAGGTCTCGTCCTGGATATCAAGCGGAAGCTGCCATTTTTCGCCAGTGACTTCTACGACGCACTCCATATCCAGTCTCTGTCGGCCATATTGTTCATCTATCTAGGCACAGTCACCAATGCGATCACATTTGGAGGCTTGCTTGGTGATGCAACAGAAAACATGCAG GGAGTGTTGGAGAGTTTCCTGGGCACAGCGCTGACAGGAATAGTGTTCTGTCTGCTGGCCGGGCAGCCGCTCACCATTCTCAGCTCCACAGGCCCCGTGTTGGTCTTTGAGAGACTTCTCTTCAGTTTCAGCAA AGACAACGAGTTGGACTACCTAGAGTTCCGGCTGTGGATCGGGCTGTGGTCGGGGGTATTCTGTCTGGTGCTGGTCGCCACGGACGCCAGTTTCCTGGTGCAGTACTTCACACGTTTCACAGAGGAAGGCTTCTCCTCGCTCATCAGCTTCATCTTCATCTACGACGCTTTCAAAAAGATGTTGAAGCTGGCCCACCACAACCAGATTAACTCCGGCTACGATCCCAACCTCGTCACCATCTACGACTGCAGCTGCATGCCTG GCAACTCATCGGATGTCCATGGTCTCCCTCCATGGTCAAACAGTACTGATGTG CAAATGAATGCCACGTGGGCGTCCCTGAACATGGAGCAGTGTCTGAAGTTCGGAGGGCAGCTGGTCGGAAGCGCCTGTGGCTACGTGCCTGACATCACCCTGATGTCCTTCATCCTGTTCTTTGGGACCTACGCCTGCTCCATGGCTCTGAAGAAGTTCAAGTTCAGCCTCTTCTTCCCCACCACG GTGAGGAAGCTAATCAGTGACTTCGCCATCATCCTGACTATTCTTCTGTTCTGCGGCGTGGACGCTCTCGTGGGTGTGAACACTCCAAAGCTCATAGTGCCGAGTCAATTCAAG CCCACGAGTCCACTGAGGGGCTGGTTTATCCCTCCGTTTGGAGGCAACCCTTGGTGGGTTTATCTGGCAGCTACCATCCCCGCCCTGCTGGTCACGATTCTGATATTTATGGACCAGCAGATCACGGCTGTGATTGTCAACAGGAAGGAGCACAAACTCAAG AAAGGGGCAGGCTATCACTTGGATCTGTTCTTGGTGGCGGTCCTGATCATCATCTGCTCCTTCTTGGGCCTGCCGTGGTACGTGGCTGCGACCGTCATCTCCATCGCTCACATCGACTCTCTGAAGATGGAGACCCAGACGTCAGCCCCCGGCGAGCAGCCCAAATTCCTGGGAGTCAG GGAGCAAAGAGTCACCGGTATCATTGTTTTCCTCCTGACGGGACTCTCTGTCTTCATGGCCCCTATCCTCAAG TTCATTCCCATGCCAGTGCTCTACGGTGTGTTCCTCTACATGGGGGTGGCCTCGCTCAACGGTGTCCAG TTCATGGACCGCCTGCAGCTGCTCCTGATGCCGGCCAAGCACCAGCCGGACCTCATCTACCTGCGCCACGTCCCCCAGAGACGCATCCACCTCTTCACCTTCATCCAGGGCCTGTGTCTGGCCCTCCTCTGGGTCCTCAAGTCCACCGTGGCTGCCATCGTCTTCCCCGTCATG ATCTTGGCGCTGGTTGCCGTTCGTAAGGCGATGGACTACGTGTTCTCCCAGCACGACCTCAGCTACCTGGACGACGTCATCCCAGAGaaagacaagaagaagaaggaggatgagaagaaaaagaaaatcaagAAGAAGGGAAGCATAGACAGCGAAATCGAATTT TCAGACTACCCCTACAATGACAATGTACCCACTATAAAAATCTCCATGGATATGATGGAGGAGCAGGAGCCCATGTTGGGCGATAAATCTATGGATA GAGATCAACCCCAGACTGTCCCTAACACGCATTCGCCGTGCTGA
- the LOC117455859 gene encoding electrogenic sodium bicarbonate cotransporter 1-like isoform X2 translates to MSSEKKVEDEAVLDRGASCVKHVCNEQEVEGHHTVYIGVHVPKSYHRRRRHRRKSSHKERRDRAEHGTEGSKSDADESPPSILKPLVSPAERIRFILGEEDDGPPPPQLFTELDELLSVDGQEMEWKETARWIKFEEKVEKGGERWSKPHVATLSLHSLMELKTCIEKGTIMLDLEASTLPQIVETIIDSQIETGQLKSDQKEKVMYTLLRKHRHQTKKSNLRSLADIGKSVSSASRLFSNQENGSPATAHRNLTSNSLSDFSDKPEKDQLKNKFMKKLPPDAEASNVLVGEVDFLEAPFVAFVRLQQAVMLGSLTEVPVPTRFLFILLGPKGKAKSYHEIGRAIATLMSDEVFHDIAYKAKDRQDLLAGIEEFLDEVIVLPPGEWDPSIRIEPPKSLPSADKRKNMYSGQEAPQMNGDTPHDAGHGGGGGDAVGEELQRTKKFCGGLVLDIKRKLPFFASDFYDALHIQSLSAILFIYLGTVTNAITFGGLLGDATENMQGVLESFLGTALTGIVFCLLAGQPLTILSSTGPVLVFERLLFSFSKDNELDYLEFRLWIGLWSGVFCLVLVATDASFLVQYFTRFTEEGFSSLISFIFIYDAFKKMLKLAHHNQINSGYDPNLVTIYDCSCMPGNSSDVHGLPPWSNSTDVQMNATWASLNMEQCLKFGGQLVGSACGYVPDITLMSFILFFGTYACSMALKKFKFSLFFPTTVRKLISDFAIILTILLFCGVDALVGVNTPKLIVPSQFKPTSPLRGWFIPPFGGNPWWVYLAATIPALLVTILIFMDQQITAVIVNRKEHKLKKGAGYHLDLFLVAVLIIICSFLGLPWYVAATVISIAHIDSLKMETQTSAPGEQPKFLGVREQRVTGIIVFLLTGLSVFMAPILKFIPMPVLYGVFLYMGVASLNGVQFMDRLQLLLMPAKHQPDLIYLRHVPQRRIHLFTFIQGLCLALLWVLKSTVAAIVFPVMILALVAVRKAMDYVFSQHDLSYLDDVIPEKDKKKKEDEKKKKIKKKGSIDSEIEFQSDYPYNDNVPTIKISMDMMEEQEPMLGDKSMDRDQPQTVPNTHSPC, encoded by the exons ATGAGTTCCGAAAAGAA AGTTGAAGACGAGGCAGTCTTGGACAGAGGAGCGTCTTGTGTCAAACATGTCTGCAATGAACAGGAAGTGGAGG GTCACCACACCGTGTACATCGGTGTGCATGTTCCCAAGAGCTACCACCGCAGGAGACGCCACAGACGCAAGTCCAGCCACAAGGAGAGGCGGGACCGAGCCGAGCACGGCACGGAGGGGTCCAAGTCGGACGCGGACGAATCCCCTCCAAGCATCCTCAAACCCCTCG TTTCTCCGGCTGAGAGGATCAGGTTTATCCTGGGAGAGGAAGACGATGGCCCCCCTCCTCCTCAGCTCTTCACCGAGCTGGACGAGCTCCTGTCTGTGGACGGGCAGGAGATGGAGTGGAAGGAAACGGCCAG GTGGATCAAGTTTGAGGAGAAGGTGGAGAAGGGTGGCGAGCGGTGGAGTAAGCCTCATGTGGCCACGCTGTCCCTCCACAGCCTGATGGAGCTCAAAACGTGCATCGAGAAGGGCACCATCATGCTGGACCTGGAGGCCTCCACGCTGCCGCAGATTGTCG AGACGATCATCGACAGCCAGATTGAGACGGGTCAGCTGAAGTCGGACCAGAAGGAGAAGGTGATGTACACGCTGCTACGAAAGCATCGCCACCAGACCAAGAAGTCCAACCTGCGCTCCCTCGCAGACATTGGCAAGAGTGTTTCCAGCGCAAGTAGACTGTTCAGCAACCAGGAGAACG GTAGCCCAGCCACTGCCCACAGAAACCTCACCTCCAACAGCCTGAGTGACTTCTCCGACAAACCAGAGAAGGATCAG CTGAAGAATAAGTTCATGAAGAAGTTGCCCCCTGATGCAGAGGCATCAAACGTGCTGGTTGGAGAGGTGGACTTCCTGGAAGCCCCCTTCGTGGCATTTGTTCGCCTGCAGCAGGCCGTCATGCTGGGGTCTCTGACCGAGGTCCCTGTGCCCACCAG ATTTCTCTTTATCCTGCTGGGCCCCAAAGGTAAAGCGAAGTCCTATCATGAAATTGGAAGAGCCATCGCCACCCTGATGTCAGATgag GTGTTCCATGATATTGCCTACAAAGCGAAGGACAGGCAGGACCTGCTGGCCGGTATCGAGGAGTTCCTGGACGAGGTGATCGTGCTGCCCCCCGGAGAGTGGGACCCCAGCATCAGGATAGAGCCCCCCAAGTCTCTGCCCTCCGCAGACAAGAG GAAGAACATGTATTCTGGACAAGAGGCGCCTCAGATGAATGGTGACACTCCCCATGATGCAGGAcacggagggggaggaggagacgCCGTTGGAGAGGAGCTTCAGCGCACAAAAAA GTTTTGTGGAGGTCTCGTCCTGGATATCAAGCGGAAGCTGCCATTTTTCGCCAGTGACTTCTACGACGCACTCCATATCCAGTCTCTGTCGGCCATATTGTTCATCTATCTAGGCACAGTCACCAATGCGATCACATTTGGAGGCTTGCTTGGTGATGCAACAGAAAACATGCAG GGAGTGTTGGAGAGTTTCCTGGGCACAGCGCTGACAGGAATAGTGTTCTGTCTGCTGGCCGGGCAGCCGCTCACCATTCTCAGCTCCACAGGCCCCGTGTTGGTCTTTGAGAGACTTCTCTTCAGTTTCAGCAA AGACAACGAGTTGGACTACCTAGAGTTCCGGCTGTGGATCGGGCTGTGGTCGGGGGTATTCTGTCTGGTGCTGGTCGCCACGGACGCCAGTTTCCTGGTGCAGTACTTCACACGTTTCACAGAGGAAGGCTTCTCCTCGCTCATCAGCTTCATCTTCATCTACGACGCTTTCAAAAAGATGTTGAAGCTGGCCCACCACAACCAGATTAACTCCGGCTACGATCCCAACCTCGTCACCATCTACGACTGCAGCTGCATGCCTG GCAACTCATCGGATGTCCATGGTCTCCCTCCATGGTCAAACAGTACTGATGTG CAAATGAATGCCACGTGGGCGTCCCTGAACATGGAGCAGTGTCTGAAGTTCGGAGGGCAGCTGGTCGGAAGCGCCTGTGGCTACGTGCCTGACATCACCCTGATGTCCTTCATCCTGTTCTTTGGGACCTACGCCTGCTCCATGGCTCTGAAGAAGTTCAAGTTCAGCCTCTTCTTCCCCACCACG GTGAGGAAGCTAATCAGTGACTTCGCCATCATCCTGACTATTCTTCTGTTCTGCGGCGTGGACGCTCTCGTGGGTGTGAACACTCCAAAGCTCATAGTGCCGAGTCAATTCAAG CCCACGAGTCCACTGAGGGGCTGGTTTATCCCTCCGTTTGGAGGCAACCCTTGGTGGGTTTATCTGGCAGCTACCATCCCCGCCCTGCTGGTCACGATTCTGATATTTATGGACCAGCAGATCACGGCTGTGATTGTCAACAGGAAGGAGCACAAACTCAAG AAAGGGGCAGGCTATCACTTGGATCTGTTCTTGGTGGCGGTCCTGATCATCATCTGCTCCTTCTTGGGCCTGCCGTGGTACGTGGCTGCGACCGTCATCTCCATCGCTCACATCGACTCTCTGAAGATGGAGACCCAGACGTCAGCCCCCGGCGAGCAGCCCAAATTCCTGGGAGTCAG GGAGCAAAGAGTCACCGGTATCATTGTTTTCCTCCTGACGGGACTCTCTGTCTTCATGGCCCCTATCCTCAAG TTCATTCCCATGCCAGTGCTCTACGGTGTGTTCCTCTACATGGGGGTGGCCTCGCTCAACGGTGTCCAG TTCATGGACCGCCTGCAGCTGCTCCTGATGCCGGCCAAGCACCAGCCGGACCTCATCTACCTGCGCCACGTCCCCCAGAGACGCATCCACCTCTTCACCTTCATCCAGGGCCTGTGTCTGGCCCTCCTCTGGGTCCTCAAGTCCACCGTGGCTGCCATCGTCTTCCCCGTCATG ATCTTGGCGCTGGTTGCCGTTCGTAAGGCGATGGACTACGTGTTCTCCCAGCACGACCTCAGCTACCTGGACGACGTCATCCCAGAGaaagacaagaagaagaaggaggatgagaagaaaaagaaaatcaagAAGAAGGGAAGCATAGACAGCGAAATCGAATTT cAGTCAGACTACCCCTACAATGACAATGTACCCACTATAAAAATCTCCATGGATATGATGGAGGAGCAGGAGCCCATGTTGGGCGATAAATCTATGGATA GAGATCAACCCCAGACTGTCCCTAACACGCATTCGCCGTGCTGA
- the LOC117455859 gene encoding electrogenic sodium bicarbonate cotransporter 1-like isoform X1: protein MSSEKKVEDEAVLDRGASCVKHVCNEQEVEGHHTVYIGVHVPKSYHRRRRHRRKSSHKERRDRAEHGTEGSKSDADESPPSILKPLVSPAERIRFILGEEDDGPPPPQLFTELDELLSVDGQEMEWKETARWIKFEEKVEKGGERWSKPHVATLSLHSLMELKTCIEKGTIMLDLEASTLPQIVETIIDSQIETGQLKSDQKEKVMYTLLRKHRHQTKKSNLRSLADIGKSVSSASRLFSNQENARNRLETPVPCSSLLDPAEPCEVGRSSSMGYLCSPATAHRNLTSNSLSDFSDKPEKDQLKNKFMKKLPPDAEASNVLVGEVDFLEAPFVAFVRLQQAVMLGSLTEVPVPTRFLFILLGPKGKAKSYHEIGRAIATLMSDEVFHDIAYKAKDRQDLLAGIEEFLDEVIVLPPGEWDPSIRIEPPKSLPSADKRKNMYSGQEAPQMNGDTPHDAGHGGGGGDAVGEELQRTKKFCGGLVLDIKRKLPFFASDFYDALHIQSLSAILFIYLGTVTNAITFGGLLGDATENMQGVLESFLGTALTGIVFCLLAGQPLTILSSTGPVLVFERLLFSFSKDNELDYLEFRLWIGLWSGVFCLVLVATDASFLVQYFTRFTEEGFSSLISFIFIYDAFKKMLKLAHHNQINSGYDPNLVTIYDCSCMPGNSSDVHGLPPWSNSTDVQMNATWASLNMEQCLKFGGQLVGSACGYVPDITLMSFILFFGTYACSMALKKFKFSLFFPTTVRKLISDFAIILTILLFCGVDALVGVNTPKLIVPSQFKPTSPLRGWFIPPFGGNPWWVYLAATIPALLVTILIFMDQQITAVIVNRKEHKLKKGAGYHLDLFLVAVLIIICSFLGLPWYVAATVISIAHIDSLKMETQTSAPGEQPKFLGVREQRVTGIIVFLLTGLSVFMAPILKFIPMPVLYGVFLYMGVASLNGVQFMDRLQLLLMPAKHQPDLIYLRHVPQRRIHLFTFIQGLCLALLWVLKSTVAAIVFPVMILALVAVRKAMDYVFSQHDLSYLDDVIPEKDKKKKEDEKKKKIKKKGSIDSEIEFQSDYPYNDNVPTIKISMDMMEEQEPMLGDKSMDRDQPQTVPNTHSPC from the exons ATGAGTTCCGAAAAGAA AGTTGAAGACGAGGCAGTCTTGGACAGAGGAGCGTCTTGTGTCAAACATGTCTGCAATGAACAGGAAGTGGAGG GTCACCACACCGTGTACATCGGTGTGCATGTTCCCAAGAGCTACCACCGCAGGAGACGCCACAGACGCAAGTCCAGCCACAAGGAGAGGCGGGACCGAGCCGAGCACGGCACGGAGGGGTCCAAGTCGGACGCGGACGAATCCCCTCCAAGCATCCTCAAACCCCTCG TTTCTCCGGCTGAGAGGATCAGGTTTATCCTGGGAGAGGAAGACGATGGCCCCCCTCCTCCTCAGCTCTTCACCGAGCTGGACGAGCTCCTGTCTGTGGACGGGCAGGAGATGGAGTGGAAGGAAACGGCCAG GTGGATCAAGTTTGAGGAGAAGGTGGAGAAGGGTGGCGAGCGGTGGAGTAAGCCTCATGTGGCCACGCTGTCCCTCCACAGCCTGATGGAGCTCAAAACGTGCATCGAGAAGGGCACCATCATGCTGGACCTGGAGGCCTCCACGCTGCCGCAGATTGTCG AGACGATCATCGACAGCCAGATTGAGACGGGTCAGCTGAAGTCGGACCAGAAGGAGAAGGTGATGTACACGCTGCTACGAAAGCATCGCCACCAGACCAAGAAGTCCAACCTGCGCTCCCTCGCAGACATTGGCAAGAGTGTTTCCAGCGCAAGTAGACTGTTCAGCAACCAGGAGAACG CCCGCAACCGCCTTGAGACCCCCGTGCCTTGTTCTAGCCTACTTGACCCAGCCGAACCATGTGAGGTCGGGAGGAGCTCCAGCATGGGATACCTCT GTAGCCCAGCCACTGCCCACAGAAACCTCACCTCCAACAGCCTGAGTGACTTCTCCGACAAACCAGAGAAGGATCAG CTGAAGAATAAGTTCATGAAGAAGTTGCCCCCTGATGCAGAGGCATCAAACGTGCTGGTTGGAGAGGTGGACTTCCTGGAAGCCCCCTTCGTGGCATTTGTTCGCCTGCAGCAGGCCGTCATGCTGGGGTCTCTGACCGAGGTCCCTGTGCCCACCAG ATTTCTCTTTATCCTGCTGGGCCCCAAAGGTAAAGCGAAGTCCTATCATGAAATTGGAAGAGCCATCGCCACCCTGATGTCAGATgag GTGTTCCATGATATTGCCTACAAAGCGAAGGACAGGCAGGACCTGCTGGCCGGTATCGAGGAGTTCCTGGACGAGGTGATCGTGCTGCCCCCCGGAGAGTGGGACCCCAGCATCAGGATAGAGCCCCCCAAGTCTCTGCCCTCCGCAGACAAGAG GAAGAACATGTATTCTGGACAAGAGGCGCCTCAGATGAATGGTGACACTCCCCATGATGCAGGAcacggagggggaggaggagacgCCGTTGGAGAGGAGCTTCAGCGCACAAAAAA GTTTTGTGGAGGTCTCGTCCTGGATATCAAGCGGAAGCTGCCATTTTTCGCCAGTGACTTCTACGACGCACTCCATATCCAGTCTCTGTCGGCCATATTGTTCATCTATCTAGGCACAGTCACCAATGCGATCACATTTGGAGGCTTGCTTGGTGATGCAACAGAAAACATGCAG GGAGTGTTGGAGAGTTTCCTGGGCACAGCGCTGACAGGAATAGTGTTCTGTCTGCTGGCCGGGCAGCCGCTCACCATTCTCAGCTCCACAGGCCCCGTGTTGGTCTTTGAGAGACTTCTCTTCAGTTTCAGCAA AGACAACGAGTTGGACTACCTAGAGTTCCGGCTGTGGATCGGGCTGTGGTCGGGGGTATTCTGTCTGGTGCTGGTCGCCACGGACGCCAGTTTCCTGGTGCAGTACTTCACACGTTTCACAGAGGAAGGCTTCTCCTCGCTCATCAGCTTCATCTTCATCTACGACGCTTTCAAAAAGATGTTGAAGCTGGCCCACCACAACCAGATTAACTCCGGCTACGATCCCAACCTCGTCACCATCTACGACTGCAGCTGCATGCCTG GCAACTCATCGGATGTCCATGGTCTCCCTCCATGGTCAAACAGTACTGATGTG CAAATGAATGCCACGTGGGCGTCCCTGAACATGGAGCAGTGTCTGAAGTTCGGAGGGCAGCTGGTCGGAAGCGCCTGTGGCTACGTGCCTGACATCACCCTGATGTCCTTCATCCTGTTCTTTGGGACCTACGCCTGCTCCATGGCTCTGAAGAAGTTCAAGTTCAGCCTCTTCTTCCCCACCACG GTGAGGAAGCTAATCAGTGACTTCGCCATCATCCTGACTATTCTTCTGTTCTGCGGCGTGGACGCTCTCGTGGGTGTGAACACTCCAAAGCTCATAGTGCCGAGTCAATTCAAG CCCACGAGTCCACTGAGGGGCTGGTTTATCCCTCCGTTTGGAGGCAACCCTTGGTGGGTTTATCTGGCAGCTACCATCCCCGCCCTGCTGGTCACGATTCTGATATTTATGGACCAGCAGATCACGGCTGTGATTGTCAACAGGAAGGAGCACAAACTCAAG AAAGGGGCAGGCTATCACTTGGATCTGTTCTTGGTGGCGGTCCTGATCATCATCTGCTCCTTCTTGGGCCTGCCGTGGTACGTGGCTGCGACCGTCATCTCCATCGCTCACATCGACTCTCTGAAGATGGAGACCCAGACGTCAGCCCCCGGCGAGCAGCCCAAATTCCTGGGAGTCAG GGAGCAAAGAGTCACCGGTATCATTGTTTTCCTCCTGACGGGACTCTCTGTCTTCATGGCCCCTATCCTCAAG TTCATTCCCATGCCAGTGCTCTACGGTGTGTTCCTCTACATGGGGGTGGCCTCGCTCAACGGTGTCCAG TTCATGGACCGCCTGCAGCTGCTCCTGATGCCGGCCAAGCACCAGCCGGACCTCATCTACCTGCGCCACGTCCCCCAGAGACGCATCCACCTCTTCACCTTCATCCAGGGCCTGTGTCTGGCCCTCCTCTGGGTCCTCAAGTCCACCGTGGCTGCCATCGTCTTCCCCGTCATG ATCTTGGCGCTGGTTGCCGTTCGTAAGGCGATGGACTACGTGTTCTCCCAGCACGACCTCAGCTACCTGGACGACGTCATCCCAGAGaaagacaagaagaagaaggaggatgagaagaaaaagaaaatcaagAAGAAGGGAAGCATAGACAGCGAAATCGAATTT cAGTCAGACTACCCCTACAATGACAATGTACCCACTATAAAAATCTCCATGGATATGATGGAGGAGCAGGAGCCCATGTTGGGCGATAAATCTATGGATA GAGATCAACCCCAGACTGTCCCTAACACGCATTCGCCGTGCTGA